In Aeromicrobium sp. A1-2, the DNA window CCCGGCCGGATCGCACCCAAGGCGCCACGCCGGCGCGCTGTCGACGAGTCGGCGACGGGTGCGATGTCGGCGGCTCGCCTCCGGCAGGCGGCTGGTGTCCTGCTGACCGCGACGGTGGTGGGTCTGCTGACCGGCTTCCTCGGTGTCGGAGGCGGATTCCTGGTCGTACCTGCCCTGTTGCTGGTCCTGGCCCTGCCGATGCGGTACGCCGTCGGCACTGCGCTGGTCGCGATCGCGATCACCAGCACGGCCGCTCTCGCGCTCCGCGTCGGCGCTGGCATCCAGCCGGACTGGACCATCGTGCTCGCCCTCACTGCCACGTCCGCGATCGGTGGCTTTGTCGGCGCCAGGCTTGCCACGCGGATCGACGCCAAGCGACTCACGCTCGGCTTCACAGTCCTGGTTCTCTCGGTCGCGGTCTACACCGCCGCCCGCGCCATCCCTGCTCTCTTCTGACCACACCATCCATCCACACCTGACACTTCGTCGAACGGAAATCACCATGTCCAGCACCACCACGCAGCACCGCGCTGCAGCGCCAGCGCCGCACGAGTCCCGACCTGGGCCGCTGGGCCGCCTCGGCCACTGGGTCACCGACCACGCACGTCTGGTCCTGGTCGTCTGGGCTCTCCTGATCGTCGGCCTCGGCGTCTTTGCGCCCAGGGTCGAGAGCAGCCTCTCGGGCGCCGGATGGCAGGCCAACGGTTCTGAGTCCGTCGCCGCCCGCGAGATCGCGCGCGAGCACTTCGGTGGCAACGCGTCCTCGGCGATCCAGGTCGTGGTCCGCTCCACCGACGGACCAGTCACGGAGGGCGCGGGCAAGGCCGTCCTCGCCAAGGTGACCGCGGTGCTCGAGAATGAGCCCCGGATCGCCGACGTCGTCCAGCCGACACCCGGCGCGACCCTGAGCCAGGACGGCAGCACCGCGATCGTCCTGGCAGGTGCTGGCGTCGACACCAACGAGATGGTTCGTGTCGCCACGGATCTCAAGGGTGAGCTGCAGGACATGTCGGTCGACGGGGTGCAGGTCAACCCGACCGGTTCTTCGCTGCTGTGGTCGGACTTCAACGACGCGAACCTCGAGGCGATGCTGAAGTCCGAGCTGATGTCGTGGCCCGTGACGATGGCGATCTTGGTCCTGGCCTTCGGCGCGCTCGTCGCCGCAGGTCTTCCGCTGCTGCTGACCCTCGCCGGGCTGGTGGCCTCGGCAGGCTCGCTCGTGCTGATCAGCGAGGTCGTCCCGGTCTCGATCTGGGCGATGAACTTCGCCATGATGTTCGCCTTGGCTCTGGGCATCGACTACGCCCTGTTCCTCGTGGTCCGATTCCGGGCCGCGCGCATGGGCTCGGGGCTCTCCGCCCGTGATGCTGTCGCGCAGATGATGGACACGGCCGGCAAGGCCGTCCTGCTCTCCGGCGCGACGGTGCTGGTCTCGCTGTCGGCAGTCATGCTGGTGCCATCCCCGGCGTTCCGGTCGATGGCTGGCGGGATCATGCTCTCGGTCCTCTTCGTGCTCGGCGCCACGCTGACGCTGTTGCCGGTCGTGCTGTTCAAGCTCGACCACCGCATCAACAAGCTGGCGCTGCCGTGGGTCAAGACCGGTGAGCACCGCTCCGCGAAGTTTGCTGCGTGGGGTGAACGGCTCTGGAAGCGTCCCTTCGCGTGGGGCCTGGGATCTCTCGTGATCCTGTTGGTCCTCGCGGCTCCGATCGTCGGGCTCAAGACGGCGATGCCGTCGATCAACGTCCTCCCCGAGGACGCGTCCGCCCGGATCGGCTATGACGTCGTGAAGGACGCCTTCGGTGAGGGCGCACCCGGAACGCTGCAGATCGTCGTGGATCACGCTGATGCATCCGCGGCCACCGCAGTGCTCGCCGCTGACCAGGGGATCGCTGGTGCCATGCCGGCGGTCGAGGCCGGCGACAGCAGCGGCTACGACATGATCCAGGCCGTCCCGACCGTGGATCCGTCCGATCCCGCCCTGGGCGACACGATCGACCGGCTCCGCGCCGATCTGCCCGCCTCGGCCCAGGTCGGTGGTGCTGCGGTGGAGAATCTCGACCTGAAGTCCCAGCTCGACACCTCGACACCGCTGGTCATCGGCGTGGTCCTGGTCCTGGGCTTCCTGCTGCTCCTGATCGCGCTGCAGGCTCCGTTGATCTCGTTGCTCGGCACGCTCGCGAGCCTGCTGTCGACCGCCGCGGCGTTCGGCGTGGCCCGGCTGATCTTCCAGGAAGGCATCGGCGCGAGCCTGCTCGGGTTCGAGTCGCAGGGCTTCCTGGATGCCTGGGCCCCGGTGTTCTTCTTTGCGATGATCTTCGCGATCGCGATGGACTACACGGTCTTCCTGCTGGCCTCGGCCAAGGAGCACTACGAGATCTCCGGTGATCCCAAGGAGGCCATGGTCGGTGCGCTCGCGCACTCCGGCCGGGTCATCTTCGCCGCCGGTGCCGTGATGGTCGCGGTGTTCTTCACCTTCGCGCTCTCCGGGCCGATCCCACCCAAGGAGATGGGCATCGTGCTGGGTGTCGCGGTGCTGCTGGACGCGTTCCTGGTGCGGCTCGTGCTGCTGCCGGTCATGCTCCGGCTGACCGGCAAGGCCGCCTGGTACTCCCCGGCCTGGCTGACCAAGGTGCTGCCTCGCATCACCTTCTCGCACGGCTGAGCCGGACTTCGGGCTGAATCTGCCACGATGACCGCATGGCTCCGGGCAACCTCGCGTACGACCAGATCGTCGCGGCGTTGCGCGGAGCCGGCTGTGTCTTCGCCGAGGACGAGGCGACGCTGATCGTGCAGGCCGCGGAGGGGCCCGATCAGGTCGCGTCGATGGTCCGGCAGCGGATCGAAGGACGACCGCTGGAGGTCATCGTCGGCTGGGCCGAGTTCTGCGGCCTGCGCGTCGCGGTCGAGCCCGGCGTGTTCGTGCCTCGGCGCCGCACCGAGGTCGTGGTGCGCGAGGCAGTCGCCCGCGCCCGGGCGGGGGCAGTCGTGGTCGACCTGTGCTGCGGGACGGGAGCCGTCGGGGCGGCGATCCACGCCGTGGTGGAAGCGGTCGAGCTGTACGCCGTGGACATCGAGCCGGCGGCCGTGGCCTGCGCCCGTCGCACCCTCGAACCGCTCGGCGGGCGGGTGCTCGAGGGTGACCTGTTCGCACCGCTGCCCGCGACGCTGGTCGGCCGGGTCGACCTGCTGGTGGTCAATGCGCCGTACGTGCCGACCGATGCCATCGCGCTGATGCCGCCGGAGGCTCGCGAGCACGAGCCCCGTGTGACGTTGGACGGGGGAGCGGACGGCGTCGAGGTGCAGCGCCGCGTCGCTGCCGGAGCAGGGCGCTGGCTCGCGCCCGGCGGACACCTCCTGATCGAGACGAGTCGGGGGCAGGCCGGCCGTACGGTCGAGGCATTCGTGGCCGGTGGACTCTCGGCGCAGGTGCAGCGCGCCGAGGACGTCGACGGGACCGTCGTGGTCGGTTCGGCGATCGGGCCCGCCAGGCGCGGAGGCGCTGTCACCAGCGACTGACACAGTGGTGCCATGCCTTCGTCGACGACCACCGCACTGGACGCCACCACAGCCCTGCGTCAGCTGACCGGCCGCAACGACGCGGTCTTCCACGACGGTCAGCTCGAGGCGATCCAGGCGTTGGTCGACGACCGTCGCCGCGCCCTCGTGGTGCAGCGCACGGGTTGGGGCAAGTCGGCGGTCTACTTCATCGCGACCCTCCTGTTGCGGCAGCGCGGAGCGGGTCCGACCCTCCTCGTGTCGCCGCTGCTGGCGCTGATGCGCGACCAGGTCGCCGCCGCCGCACGTGCGGGTGTGCGAGCCGTCGCGATCAACTCGGCCAATCCGCACGAGTGGGAGCAGACCCGGGCCATGCTGGCCGCCGACGAGGTCGACATCCTGCTGGTCTCGCCGGAGCGGCTCAACAACCCCCGATTCCGGGACGAGCAGCTGCCCGACCTGATCGGACGCATGGGCATGCTGGTGGTCGACGAGGCCCACTGCATCTCGGACTGGGGGCACGACTTCCGCCCCGACTACCGCCGCCTGGCCGAGCTGATCGGCCAGCTGCCTGCGGACCTGCCGGTGCTGGCGACGACAGCGACCGCCAACGAGCGCGTCGTGACCGAT includes these proteins:
- a CDS encoding sulfite exporter TauE/SafE family protein — protein: MTAVLLALFLGALIGLSVGALGGGGSILAVPVLVYLLGESPAQATTGSLVVVAVTSVIAALTAARAGNVLLARGAVFGVVAIGGTAVGARAAVHVDEDVLMVSFAALLLLVGATMAWRQRPGRIAPKAPRRRAVDESATGAMSAARLRQAAGVLLTATVVGLLTGFLGVGGGFLVVPALLLVLALPMRYAVGTALVAIAITSTAALALRVGAGIQPDWTIVLALTATSAIGGFVGARLATRIDAKRLTLGFTVLVLSVAVYTAARAIPALF
- a CDS encoding MMPL family transporter, with the protein product MSSTTTQHRAAAPAPHESRPGPLGRLGHWVTDHARLVLVVWALLIVGLGVFAPRVESSLSGAGWQANGSESVAAREIAREHFGGNASSAIQVVVRSTDGPVTEGAGKAVLAKVTAVLENEPRIADVVQPTPGATLSQDGSTAIVLAGAGVDTNEMVRVATDLKGELQDMSVDGVQVNPTGSSLLWSDFNDANLEAMLKSELMSWPVTMAILVLAFGALVAAGLPLLLTLAGLVASAGSLVLISEVVPVSIWAMNFAMMFALALGIDYALFLVVRFRAARMGSGLSARDAVAQMMDTAGKAVLLSGATVLVSLSAVMLVPSPAFRSMAGGIMLSVLFVLGATLTLLPVVLFKLDHRINKLALPWVKTGEHRSAKFAAWGERLWKRPFAWGLGSLVILLVLAAPIVGLKTAMPSINVLPEDASARIGYDVVKDAFGEGAPGTLQIVVDHADASAATAVLAADQGIAGAMPAVEAGDSSGYDMIQAVPTVDPSDPALGDTIDRLRADLPASAQVGGAAVENLDLKSQLDTSTPLVIGVVLVLGFLLLLIALQAPLISLLGTLASLLSTAAAFGVARLIFQEGIGASLLGFESQGFLDAWAPVFFFAMIFAIAMDYTVFLLASAKEHYEISGDPKEAMVGALAHSGRVIFAAGAVMVAVFFTFALSGPIPPKEMGIVLGVAVLLDAFLVRLVLLPVMLRLTGKAAWYSPAWLTKVLPRITFSHG
- a CDS encoding putative protein N(5)-glutamine methyltransferase — its product is MAPGNLAYDQIVAALRGAGCVFAEDEATLIVQAAEGPDQVASMVRQRIEGRPLEVIVGWAEFCGLRVAVEPGVFVPRRRTEVVVREAVARARAGAVVVDLCCGTGAVGAAIHAVVEAVELYAVDIEPAAVACARRTLEPLGGRVLEGDLFAPLPATLVGRVDLLVVNAPYVPTDAIALMPPEAREHEPRVTLDGGADGVEVQRRVAAGAGRWLAPGGHLLIETSRGQAGRTVEAFVAGGLSAQVQRAEDVDGTVVVGSAIGPARRGGAVTSD